From a single Clostridia bacterium genomic region:
- a CDS encoding ABC transporter ATP-binding protein, translating to MADLLLENVYKVYEGGVRAVSDFNLKIADKEFIVFVGPSGCGKSTTLRMIAGLEEITSGSLFIGGTKMNDVEPMNRNIAMVFQNYALYPHMTVFQNMAFGLKLRKANPKEIEDRVKRAAEILGITDLLQRKPKALSGGQRQRVALGRAIVREPNVFLLDEPLSNLDAKLRVQMRSEITKLHKKLATTFIYVTHDQTEAMTMGDRIVVMKDGLIQQVDSPATLYEQPRNVFVATFLGSPQMNIFEANLEKAGDKLKVVFGENQSAEFSLTKTKQLANEKYVSEKVLFGIRPENIKLGKEGIKAKVDVVEHLGSETIVYAEVAGLAQNVIVKIPTNHEIVDGMDVFLVFDMEKAHLFDAETKQSVMGVPDVNRIPAAIEDGRLVLGKEKFDLPEKVRERFFDFTVRDLVEIRVPSNEVSLEEVPDCIPVKAKVDFVVPGSDCTAVYANTDLSENQFVFRVKDVKIKSGDELTLFLPFSEITFNGADGLRLNSREKVSDNVAPCVVSTKDGVSTVKVGGASLSYPDLGVADGEYKMRLISDKLDFMYDAKYAKKHNIERVVKENAVTAKAYDEDRLGDKNAVYCAVKGFPNYVTAVLPADFSVYKMPVFKFVIGKDVFELIK from the coding sequence ATGGCTGATCTGTTACTTGAAAATGTTTACAAGGTCTACGAAGGGGGCGTTCGCGCCGTGTCCGATTTCAATCTTAAAATCGCAGACAAAGAGTTTATCGTGTTCGTCGGACCTTCCGGTTGCGGAAAAAGTACGACGCTTCGTATGATCGCCGGACTCGAAGAGATCACTTCGGGCAGCCTTTTTATCGGCGGAACGAAGATGAACGACGTCGAACCGATGAATCGAAATATCGCGATGGTTTTCCAAAACTACGCGTTGTATCCGCATATGACCGTGTTTCAAAATATGGCGTTCGGTTTGAAGCTCCGTAAAGCGAATCCGAAGGAGATCGAAGATCGCGTAAAGAGAGCGGCGGAGATTCTCGGCATCACCGATCTTTTACAGAGAAAGCCGAAAGCGCTTTCGGGCGGTCAAAGGCAGAGGGTCGCGCTCGGTCGCGCGATCGTTCGCGAGCCGAACGTCTTCCTTTTGGACGAACCGCTTTCCAACTTGGACGCCAAATTGCGCGTTCAAATGCGCTCGGAGATTACGAAACTCCATAAAAAACTCGCGACTACCTTTATTTACGTTACGCACGATCAAACCGAGGCGATGACGATGGGCGACAGGATCGTCGTTATGAAAGACGGCTTGATCCAGCAGGTCGATTCTCCCGCAACGCTGTACGAACAGCCGAGAAACGTTTTCGTCGCGACCTTCCTCGGTTCTCCTCAAATGAATATTTTCGAGGCGAACCTCGAAAAAGCGGGCGATAAACTCAAAGTCGTTTTCGGTGAGAATCAAAGCGCGGAATTCTCGTTGACCAAGACGAAACAACTCGCGAACGAAAAATACGTTTCCGAAAAGGTTTTGTTCGGGATCCGCCCCGAGAATATCAAGCTCGGAAAAGAGGGGATCAAGGCGAAAGTGGACGTCGTGGAGCATCTCGGTAGCGAAACCATCGTTTACGCCGAAGTCGCGGGTCTGGCGCAAAACGTGATCGTTAAAATCCCGACGAATCACGAGATCGTGGACGGAATGGACGTTTTCCTCGTCTTCGATATGGAAAAAGCGCACTTGTTCGACGCGGAAACCAAGCAATCCGTTATGGGCGTTCCGGACGTGAACCGCATTCCCGCCGCGATCGAAGACGGGCGTCTCGTCCTCGGGAAAGAGAAGTTCGATCTTCCCGAGAAAGTTCGAGAGCGTTTCTTTGATTTTACCGTTCGCGATCTCGTCGAGATCCGCGTTCCCTCGAACGAGGTTTCTTTGGAAGAAGTTCCGGACTGCATTCCCGTAAAAGCGAAGGTCGATTTCGTCGTTCCGGGGAGCGATTGCACCGCGGTTTATGCGAATACCGATCTCTCGGAGAACCAATTCGTTTTCCGCGTGAAGGACGTAAAGATCAAGTCCGGCGACGAACTTACTTTGTTCTTGCCGTTTTCGGAAATTACCTTTAACGGCGCGGACGGTTTGCGCCTGAACAGCCGCGAAAAGGTATCGGATAACGTCGCGCCTTGCGTCGTTTCCACGAAGGACGGCGTTTCGACCGTTAAAGTCGGCGGCGCGAGCCTTTCCTATCCCGATCTCGGCGTCGCGGACGGAGAATACAAGATGCGTTTGATCTCCGATAAACTCGATTTTATGTACGACGCGAAGTACGCGAAAAAGCATAATATCGAAAGGGTCGTGAAAGAAAACGCAGTGACCGCGAAAGCGTATGACGAAGACAGGCTCGGCGATAAAAACGCCGTCTATTGCGCGGTCAAAGGGTTCCCGAATTACGTTACCGCCGTCCTCCCCGCGGATTTCTCGGTCTATAAAATGCCGGTTTTCAAATTCGTGATCGGGAAAGACGTTTTCGAGCTGATTAAGTAA
- a CDS encoding SufD family Fe-S cluster assembly protein — translation MKFDEIQLRLLEEIAELHGVPEGAYNIRSNSEALGRKSTEHIVISPKKEVSGIDITIAPETKNESVHIPVVLTKSGLKETVYNDFYVGEGADVLIVAGCGIDNCGAGDSEHDGVHRFFLKKGAKVRYVEKHYGSGVGKGKRILNPVTEAYLDEDAEMTMEMVQIKGVDDTTRTTLCVLKDRAKLVVRERLMTHDDQKAVSVYDVKLEGEGASADVVSRAVAKGTSFQKFDAKITGDAPCYGHTECDSIIMDDGKILAVPSLQANHVDASLVHEAAIGKIAGEQLIKLMTLGLTEKEAEEQIISGFLR, via the coding sequence ATGAAATTCGATGAGATCCAACTCCGCCTTCTCGAAGAGATCGCCGAACTTCACGGCGTCCCGGAGGGTGCCTACAATATTCGATCCAATTCCGAAGCGCTCGGCAGAAAAAGCACCGAGCATATCGTAATTTCCCCGAAAAAAGAGGTTTCGGGTATCGACATCACGATCGCTCCCGAGACGAAGAACGAAAGCGTCCATATCCCCGTCGTTTTGACCAAAAGCGGTTTGAAAGAGACGGTTTACAATGATTTTTACGTCGGCGAAGGCGCGGACGTTTTGATCGTCGCGGGATGCGGGATCGATAACTGCGGCGCGGGCGACTCCGAGCACGACGGCGTGCATCGCTTCTTTTTGAAAAAGGGTGCGAAAGTCCGCTACGTCGAAAAGCATTACGGATCGGGCGTAGGAAAAGGAAAACGAATCTTGAATCCCGTTACCGAAGCCTATTTGGACGAAGACGCCGAAATGACTATGGAAATGGTCCAGATCAAAGGCGTGGACGACACGACTCGGACGACGCTTTGCGTCTTGAAGGATCGAGCGAAACTCGTCGTTCGCGAAAGACTGATGACGCACGATGATCAAAAGGCGGTCAGCGTCTATGACGTAAAACTCGAAGGCGAAGGCGCAAGCGCGGACGTCGTCTCGCGCGCGGTCGCGAAAGGAACGTCTTTCCAGAAGTTTGACGCGAAAATCACCGGCGACGCCCCCTGTTACGGTCACACGGAATGCGATTCCATTATTATGGACGACGGAAAGATCCTTGCCGTCCCGTCTCTTCAAGCGAATCACGTCGATGCCTCTCTCGTCCACGAAGCGGCGATCGGAAAGATCGCGGGCGAACAGCTTATCAAGCTGATGACGCTCGGATTGACGGAGAAGGAGGCGGAGGAACAGATTATTAGCGGCTTCCTTCGCTGA
- a CDS encoding ATP-binding cassette domain-containing protein codes for MLELKNVSFSVTDNGERKEIIKDVSLTVESGKIVVITGPNGGGKSTLARLIMGIEKPSSGRIFYNGEDVTDLSVTERAKAGVSFAFQQPVKFKGLKVLDLLRLASGRKLSTGDACEYLSAVGLCARNYIDRELNASLSGGELKRVEIAEIIARNSRLSIFDEPEAGIDLWSFANLIKVFDTMKKKNPDGAIVIISHQERILNIADEIVVIKNGRVDRTGSKEEILPSLMMSDDFVGECPKNA; via the coding sequence ATGTTAGAACTGAAAAACGTGTCTTTTTCCGTTACGGATAACGGGGAAAGGAAAGAAATCATCAAAGACGTCAGTCTTACCGTGGAAAGCGGCAAGATCGTCGTTATTACGGGACCGAACGGAGGCGGGAAATCGACGCTTGCCCGTTTGATTATGGGGATCGAAAAGCCTTCGTCCGGTAGGATCTTTTATAACGGCGAGGACGTCACCGATCTTTCCGTGACGGAGAGAGCGAAAGCGGGCGTTTCTTTCGCGTTTCAGCAACCCGTCAAATTCAAAGGTTTGAAAGTCCTCGATCTTTTGCGCCTCGCGAGCGGGAGAAAGCTCTCCACGGGCGACGCTTGCGAATATCTTTCCGCCGTCGGTCTTTGCGCGCGCAATTATATTGACCGCGAACTGAACGCAAGTCTTTCCGGAGGCGAATTGAAGCGCGTGGAGATCGCGGAAATTATCGCGAGAAATTCTCGCCTGAGCATTTTCGACGAGCCGGAAGCGGGGATCGACCTTTGGAGCTTTGCCAATTTGATTAAAGTTTTCGATACGATGAAAAAGAAAAATCCGGACGGCGCGATCGTCATCATTTCGCACCAAGAGCGCATATTGAATATTGCGGACGAGATCGTCGTTATCAAAAACGGGCGCGTCGATCGGACGGGGTCGAAAGAAGAGATCCTTCCGTCTTTGATGATGTCGGACGATTTCGTGGGCGAATGCCCGAAAAACGCGTAG
- a CDS encoding phospho-sugar mutase, with protein MRNVKELYELWKSKVTEKELADELAAISGDEEKISDAFYQDLAFGTGGLRGVLGAGTNRMNVYTVGKATQGLASYVLSHYKEGERSVAISYDSRINSDLFAKKAAEIFAANGIKAFLYKTLMPTPCLSFAVRKLGCAAGVMVTASHNPAKYNGYKVYGADGCQITEEAAVEILSAIEKTDAFDGVKTVDFDAALGSGAIEYIKDEVLTEFIERVKKESVVKGEKLDRTAKIVYSPLNGTGLVPVTRILKETGFENVVIVKEQEKPDGHFPTCPYPNPEIREALTLGLEYAERLGADILIATDPDCDRVGIAVKNNEGGFSLLSGNETGFLLIDFICRMRLKNGTMPKNPRMVKTIVTSDLAEKIAAKYGVQTSNVLTGFKYIGEQIGLLEKKGEEDSYIFGFEESYGYLTGSYVRDKDAVDGVFMIAEMFAYYRAQGISLLDKLNEIYREFGHYVSSLECKQFEGAEGFKKMQDIMNDYRAAKEVEGKKVVSMKDYSLGIDGLPKSNVVKFVLEDGSTLVARPSGTEPKLKIYRCRIED; from the coding sequence ATGAGAAACGTTAAAGAATTGTATGAACTGTGGAAAAGCAAAGTGACGGAGAAAGAACTCGCGGACGAGCTTGCCGCGATCTCTGGCGACGAAGAAAAGATCTCCGACGCCTTTTATCAGGACCTCGCGTTCGGGACGGGCGGTTTGCGCGGCGTCCTCGGCGCGGGAACGAACCGAATGAACGTCTATACCGTCGGAAAAGCGACGCAAGGGCTTGCCTCTTACGTCCTGTCGCATTATAAAGAGGGGGAAAGAAGCGTCGCGATCAGCTACGACTCGCGCATCAATTCCGACCTTTTTGCGAAAAAAGCAGCCGAGATCTTCGCGGCGAACGGGATTAAAGCCTTTTTGTATAAGACCTTGATGCCGACTCCGTGCCTCTCTTTCGCCGTCCGTAAACTCGGTTGCGCGGCGGGCGTTATGGTCACCGCATCGCATAATCCCGCGAAATATAACGGGTATAAGGTTTACGGAGCGGACGGTTGCCAAATCACCGAAGAGGCGGCTGTGGAGATCCTTTCCGCGATCGAAAAGACGGATGCGTTCGACGGCGTAAAGACCGTCGATTTCGACGCGGCTCTCGGAAGCGGCGCGATCGAATATATCAAAGACGAAGTCTTGACCGAATTCATCGAAAGAGTCAAGAAAGAATCCGTCGTTAAAGGCGAAAAACTCGACCGCACGGCGAAAATCGTCTATTCTCCGCTGAACGGCACGGGTCTCGTCCCCGTGACGCGCATTTTGAAAGAAACCGGCTTTGAAAACGTCGTGATCGTCAAAGAGCAGGAAAAGCCCGACGGACATTTCCCGACTTGCCCGTATCCGAACCCAGAGATCCGCGAAGCGCTGACCCTCGGTTTGGAATATGCGGAGCGGCTCGGCGCGGATATTTTGATCGCGACCGATCCCGACTGCGACCGCGTGGGAATCGCCGTAAAGAACAACGAAGGCGGCTTCTCGCTTTTGAGCGGAAACGAAACGGGATTCTTGCTCATTGATTTCATTTGCCGTATGCGCTTGAAAAACGGAACGATGCCGAAGAATCCGCGCATGGTCAAAACCATTGTTACGAGCGATCTCGCGGAAAAGATCGCCGCGAAGTACGGCGTTCAAACGAGCAACGTCCTGACCGGCTTTAAGTATATCGGCGAGCAGATCGGTCTTTTGGAAAAGAAAGGAGAGGAAGACTCCTACATCTTCGGATTCGAAGAGAGCTACGGTTATTTGACGGGTTCTTACGTCCGCGACAAGGACGCGGTGGACGGCGTCTTTATGATCGCGGAGATGTTTGCTTATTACAGAGCGCAAGGGATCTCGCTTCTCGATAAACTGAATGAGATCTATCGCGAGTTCGGACATTACGTTTCCTCGCTCGAATGCAAGCAATTCGAGGGCGCGGAAGGCTTCAAAAAGATGCAGGACATTATGAATGACTATCGCGCAGCGAAAGAAGTAGAAGGGAAAAAGGTCGTCTCGATGAAAGACTATTCGCTCGGGATCGACGGACTCCCGAAATCCAACGTTGTTAAATTTGTCTTGGAAGACGGCAGCACGCTCGTCGCGCGTCCTTCCGGAACGGAGCCTAAACTCAAAATCTATCGTTGCAGGATCGAAGACTGA